The Mytilus trossulus isolate FHL-02 chromosome 13, PNRI_Mtr1.1.1.hap1, whole genome shotgun sequence genome has a segment encoding these proteins:
- the LOC134694564 gene encoding uncharacterized protein LOC134694564 codes for MCVHVFGNSPSPAIASYGLRKTAMEGENEFGSDMLDFFTRDFYVDDGLTSKPSSAEAIDLMKRTKSALKSIGNIRLHKISSNVDEVMHSFDNEDLAKSLKDLDLSSDILPIQHSLGMNWDLETDTFMYCIDRDVKPYTRRGLLSIINSIFDPLGYLAPVTIKGKLLLRSVMTGQIMWDEPLPEEVYNEWESWRTSLFDFEKVKFKRGFVSTSFSSAKTRKIHVYSDASEKAIAAVGYLQLDDDNNFGFIMGKAKVAPSHSHTIPRLELCGALLATEIGQTISDQLDIPLSDIQYYTDSKVVLGYIFNSSRRFYNYVSNRVAKIHTVSNSEQWSYVHTDGNPADLATRSIIPSKLENSIWLSGPVIKNDADQTIEKFSLINPDTDKEIRPDITTRKTTSLEKLSLGSQRFERFGNWKSLVRSIALIKNFLVNRISKETRCQLRDAEMFVVRVVQSEIFSDEIDCIKNGRQLRGNSALLQLSPFIDNEGILRVGGRIKMANVQPDERNPILIPRRHWIATLIIRYFHQKIKHQGRQFTSGAIRTGGYWIVGEKRLVSSIIYKCITCRKLRRHTEQQKMADLPEDRVIPETPFTSIGIDTFGPCPS; via the coding sequence ATGTGTGTGCACGTATTCGGCAATAGTCCTAGTCCTGCTATTGCATCATACGGACTTAGAAAAACTGCCATGGAAGGAGAAAATGAGTTTGGCTCCGATATGCTAGATTTTTTCACTAGAGATTTCTACGTTGATGATGGTTTAACTTCGAAACCTTCTAGCGCCGAAGCAATTGATCTCATGAAGAGAACCAAGTCAGCTTTAAAATCTATTGGTAACATTCGACTACACAAGATATCTTCAAATGTTGACGAAGTCATGCATTCGTTTGATAATGAAGATCTTGCAAAAAGTCTTAAGGATCTCGACCTTAGTTCCGATATTCTTCCAATACAACATAGCCTTGGTATGAACTGGGACCTTGAAACTGATACTTTCATGTACTGCATCGATAGAGATGTCAAACCGTATACTCGTCGAGGATTATTGTCAATAATAAACAGTATATTTGATCCTCTTGGATACTTAGCGCCAGTAACTATTAAAGGAAAATTACTGCTAAGATCAGTTATGACAGGACAGATCATGTGGGATGAACCGTTACCAGAAGAGGTTTACAACGAGTGGGAATCTTGGAGAACGTCActctttgattttgaaaaagtaaaattcaaaagggGGTTTGTATCTACTTCATTTAGTTCAGCAAAAACAAGGAAGATTCACGTTTATTCCGACGCATCAGAGAAGGCAATAGCCGCAGTTGGTTACCTACAACTAGATGACGATAACAATTTTGGTTTTATTATGGGGAAAGCAAAGGTTGCACCCAGTCACAGTCATACGATTCCACGCTTAGAACTATGTGGAGCTTTGCTAGCAACAGAAATAGGACAAACAATATCCGACCAGTTAGATATACCTTTGTCTGATATTCAGTATTATACCGATAGTAAAGTTGTACTAGGGTACATCTTCAATTCATCACGACGATTTTACAATTATGTGTCAAACCGTGTTGCGAAAATCCACACAGTGTCAAATTCCGAGCAATGGTCTTATGTGCATACAGATGGCAACCCAGCCGATCTGGCAACTCGATCAATTATTCCTTCGAAATTAGAAAATAGTATATGGCTATCCGGTCCGGTGATAAAAAATGATGCCGATCAAACTATTGAAAAATTTTCTCTGATCAATCCCGACACCGATAAAGAAATACGTCCTGACATTACAACTAGAAAAACAACGAGTCTTGAGAAACTCTCCTTGGGATCACAACGATTCGAAAGATTTGGAAACTGGAAGTCACTTGTTAGATCAATTGCGCTGATAAAGAACTTTCTTGTTAATAGAATCTCAAAAGAAACTAGGTGTCAATTAAGAGATGCAGAGATGTTCGTTGTTAGAGTTGTGCAAAGCGAGATCTTTTCAGACGAAATCGATTGTATTAAAAATGGCAGGCAACTCCGTGGAAATAGTGCACTGTTGCAGTTAAGTCCATTTATCGACAATGAAGGCATTCTGCGTGTTGGTGGGCGTATCAAAATGGCAAATGTACAACCCGATGAAAGGAATCCAATCTTGATACCTAGAAGACATTGGATTGCAACTTTGATAATTCGGTATTTtcatcaaaagataaaacaccAAGGAAGACAATTTACATCAGGAGCGATACGAACAGGAGGATACTGGATAGTAGGTGAAAAGCGTCTTGTTTCATCAATAATTTACAAGTGTATAACTTGCCGCAAGCTTCGCAGGCATACCGAACAACAAAAAATGGCAGACTTGCCTGAGGACCGTGTGATCCCCGAAACACCATTTACATCTATAGGTATCGACACCTTCGGACCTTGTCCGTCATAA